A section of the Chitinophagaceae bacterium genome encodes:
- a CDS encoding head GIN domain-containing protein — MIYLFYPKNILVFFLTVLLIFISYTLFSQRIEEERKVGVFRGIKVSHGISISMKQGNSNSLFLEGKRELLHDVITEVRSGTLYIYFQGWDWDVFKNLANKEVFVRLTYTSLDYLNASEKSFVECESILKGDDMRIEISSGSDIIAEVRVDYLKIYASYGATIKISGKSKNVYIKASSASHVSGFNLISQKAELESSSGSDIKITVQDEISAEASTLSDILYKGSPTKVFLHESSGGEIYRKNE; from the coding sequence ATGATATATTTATTTTATCCAAAAAACATACTCGTTTTTTTTCTCACAGTACTACTCATTTTTATTTCCTATACCCTTTTTTCCCAAAGAATAGAAGAAGAAAGAAAAGTAGGGGTCTTTAGAGGAATAAAAGTAAGCCATGGAATATCTATAAGTATGAAGCAAGGCAATAGTAATTCTCTATTTTTGGAAGGCAAACGAGAATTACTACACGATGTAATAACAGAAGTCCGAAGTGGAACTCTTTATATCTATTTTCAAGGGTGGGATTGGGATGTTTTCAAGAATTTAGCAAACAAAGAAGTATTTGTTCGGCTCACTTATACCTCTTTAGATTATCTAAATGCTTCAGAAAAATCCTTTGTGGAGTGCGAATCTATTCTCAAAGGGGATGATATGAGAATAGAAATTTCTTCGGGAAGTGATATTATAGCAGAGGTGCGAGTAGATTATCTCAAAATATACGCAAGTTATGGGGCTACTATAAAAATTTCAGGAAAATCAAAAAATGTATATATAAAAGCATCCTCAGCATCTCATGTATCGGGATTTAATCTCATATCTCAGAAAGCAGAACTGGAATCAAGCAGTGGCTCCGATATAAAAATAACCGTGCAAGACGAGATATCCGCTGAAGCGAGCACCTTATCAGATATTTTATACAAAGGAAGCCCTACAAAAGTATTTTTACATGAATCATCAGGCGGGGAAATATATAGAAAAAACGAATGA
- a CDS encoding GNAT family N-acetyltransferase: MKESQGELPDIYERGFLPYSNTTAIGEDIFYLARSVRVDLKNFEDTSENRRIDRSIRLLDIELSLIKKEDMDIEEPSFQTFCAEYIQERIGEENMSQERFHYILQKGIGSHFFVFYSHQEKKKIGYVYAVLEQDMVHYWFSFFDTKYMKEYSLGKWMMWRVIRWAKDNTLKYVYLGTAYNTKSLYKARDHKGIEFFNGYKWDTDIGVLKRYCQEDALPKQIDRFKQIENYKDFFSQLQSITHINN; this comes from the coding sequence TTGAAAGAATCGCAAGGAGAACTTCCTGATATTTACGAAAGAGGTTTTTTGCCTTATAGCAATACTACTGCTATAGGGGAAGATATATTTTATCTTGCGAGGAGCGTGAGAGTGGATTTGAAAAATTTTGAGGATACTTCTGAAAATAGACGAATAGATCGCAGTATTCGTCTATTAGATATAGAATTATCACTCATAAAAAAAGAAGATATGGATATTGAAGAGCCGTCTTTTCAAACATTCTGTGCTGAATATATTCAAGAAAGAATTGGAGAAGAGAATATGAGTCAAGAAAGGTTTCATTATATTTTACAAAAAGGCATAGGAAGTCATTTTTTTGTGTTTTATTCGCATCAAGAGAAAAAAAAAATAGGTTATGTGTATGCTGTTTTAGAACAAGATATGGTTCATTATTGGTTTTCTTTTTTTGATACGAAATATATGAAAGAATATTCCTTAGGGAAGTGGATGATGTGGCGAGTTATACGTTGGGCAAAAGATAATACTTTGAAATATGTGTATTTAGGAACAGCGTATAACACAAAATCACTTTATAAAGCACGGGACCACAAGGGTATAGAATTTTTTAACGGTTATAAATGGGATACAGATATTGGTGTTTTGAAAAGATATTGCCAAGAAGACGCACTCCCGAAGCAAATAGACAGATTTAAACAAATAGAAAACTATAAAGATTTTTTTTCTCAATTACAATCCATTACTCATATTAATAATTAA
- a CDS encoding LiaF-related protein gives MNASSSKKKITTGVLLILAGAFFFLQVNDIISFEIPWYVYRWESILIGIGVFYIITGNRSSGFLLTSIGITFVSMDYFDLRIWNMWPLFLILIGVSFLFKNTSYFTKEKVKTYLAPTNTDVIEQSCIFGSSKNTIQTEHFKGGEVFVLFGSAKIDLSTCKIDSDVVNLKITIIFGDLKIQVPSDWKVHPEVTTVLGNFENIQVKHSPITTASLTISGNIGFGECKIV, from the coding sequence ATGAATGCATCAAGCAGCAAAAAGAAAATAACAACAGGAGTCCTCCTTATTTTAGCCGGGGCTTTCTTTTTTTTACAAGTGAATGATATTATTTCTTTTGAAATACCATGGTATGTTTATAGATGGGAATCTATACTTATTGGGATAGGAGTGTTTTATATCATTACTGGGAACAGGTCATCGGGCTTTTTATTGACCTCTATAGGAATAACCTTTGTAAGTATGGATTATTTTGACCTACGTATATGGAATATGTGGCCTCTGTTTTTAATACTTATAGGGGTTAGTTTTTTATTCAAAAATACTTCTTATTTTACAAAAGAAAAAGTAAAAACATATTTAGCGCCTACCAACACAGATGTTATAGAGCAGAGTTGTATTTTTGGCTCTTCTAAAAATACAATACAGACGGAGCATTTCAAAGGGGGAGAAGTTTTTGTATTATTTGGAAGCGCTAAAATAGATCTCTCTACTTGTAAAATAGATTCCGATGTTGTGAATCTCAAAATTACGATAATTTTTGGAGATTTAAAAATACAAGTTCCATCAGATTGGAAAGTTCATCCCGAGGTAACAACAGTTTTGGGAAATTTTGAAAATATACAAGTAAAACACTCACCGATAACCACTGCTTCACTTACTATAAGTGGGAATATTGGATTTGGCGAGTGTAAAATTGTATAA
- the rho gene encoding transcription termination factor Rho: MYNIEELEEMEYAVMKDVAKDLGMQEYKNFQKKDLIYKILDFQSHLSETELRKFSIRKKELTKQNTPEKSTEPANTPNIAPTRPSQNQNTEKKPVNIDKNPPPQQNKDKTNANNQPHNNQNRNNKPNPQAQNSNNKPRERTNEATLNNSKKEVVAVKSVDNINANDVVRSIDIDLHTMANAYIENTNIVSQNKNTEIKPSHDAPKQTASKNSPPPATPKKEEPVKHNDNTQKNEVKKNQEPTKELKELDGLVNGEGTIEIHTDGYGFLRSSDYNYLSSPDDVYVSQTQVKLFGLKTGDTVVGPIRLPKENEKYFSLLRVEYINGKTPEEVRDRISFEHLTPLFPNQKIKLSTTADNYSTRILDLFAPIGKGQRGMIVAQPKTGKTVLLKQIANAISKNHPEIYLIILLIDERPEEVTDMQRSVKAEVISSTFDEQAERHVKIASMVLEKAKRMVECGHDVVILLDSITRLARAYNTVVPSSGKILSGGVDANALHKPKRFFGAARNVENGGSLTIIATALIETGSKMDEVIFEEFKGTGNMELQLDRKLANKRIYPAIDVPNSGTRREDLLINDKELNLMWILRKSMADMNSQEAIEHLLKKMQYTQNNQEFMISMNG; this comes from the coding sequence ATGTATAATATTGAAGAATTAGAAGAAATGGAATACGCAGTCATGAAAGACGTAGCAAAAGATTTAGGAATGCAAGAATACAAGAATTTCCAAAAAAAAGATCTTATTTATAAGATATTAGATTTCCAATCTCATCTCTCAGAAACAGAACTGAGAAAATTTAGTATTCGAAAAAAAGAATTAACAAAACAAAATACTCCCGAAAAATCTACAGAACCAGCTAACACACCAAATATCGCTCCAACTCGTCCATCACAAAATCAAAATACAGAAAAAAAACCTGTAAATATAGATAAAAACCCTCCCCCTCAACAAAATAAAGACAAGACAAATGCCAATAACCAACCTCATAATAATCAAAATAGAAATAATAAACCAAACCCACAAGCCCAAAATAGCAATAATAAACCAAGGGAAAGAACAAATGAAGCCACTCTCAATAATTCTAAAAAAGAAGTAGTAGCAGTAAAAAGTGTAGATAATATTAATGCCAATGATGTAGTTCGGTCTATAGACATAGATTTGCATACTATGGCAAATGCTTACATAGAAAATACTAATATTGTTTCACAAAATAAAAACACCGAAATAAAACCATCTCATGATGCCCCCAAACAAACAGCATCAAAAAATTCTCCCCCTCCTGCTACCCCCAAAAAAGAAGAACCTGTAAAACATAATGACAACACTCAAAAAAATGAAGTAAAAAAAAATCAAGAACCCACAAAAGAATTAAAAGAGTTAGACGGTTTAGTGAATGGTGAAGGAACCATAGAAATACATACAGACGGATATGGTTTTTTACGCTCATCAGATTATAATTATTTATCAAGTCCCGATGATGTCTATGTTTCTCAAACACAAGTTAAACTATTTGGTTTAAAAACAGGTGATACAGTAGTAGGTCCTATACGACTTCCAAAAGAGAATGAAAAATATTTTTCTCTTTTACGAGTAGAATATATCAATGGAAAGACACCCGAAGAAGTTCGAGACAGGATTTCTTTTGAACATCTAACCCCTCTATTTCCAAATCAAAAAATAAAATTAAGCACCACAGCAGATAACTACTCTACTCGCATATTAGACCTTTTTGCACCAATAGGGAAAGGACAAAGAGGAATGATAGTAGCACAGCCCAAAACAGGTAAAACAGTTCTTTTAAAACAAATAGCAAATGCTATTTCTAAAAATCACCCTGAAATATATCTTATCATACTGCTTATAGACGAAAGACCGGAGGAAGTAACCGATATGCAAAGAAGTGTAAAAGCAGAAGTTATATCTTCTACCTTTGATGAACAAGCAGAAAGACATGTAAAAATAGCAAGTATGGTATTAGAAAAAGCAAAAAGAATGGTAGAATGTGGTCACGATGTAGTGATTCTATTAGATTCTATTACCCGATTAGCACGTGCTTATAACACCGTTGTTCCCTCATCAGGAAAAATACTTTCTGGCGGAGTAGATGCAAATGCCCTCCATAAACCAAAAAGATTCTTTGGTGCGGCAAGAAATGTAGAAAATGGTGGTTCGCTCACCATCATCGCCACAGCACTGATAGAAACAGGTTCTAAAATGGACGAAGTAATCTTTGAAGAATTTAAAGGAACAGGAAATATGGAGCTCCAATTGGATAGAAAACTTGCTAATAAAAGAATATACCCAGCTATTGATGTTCCTAATTCAGGAACCCGAAGAGAAGACCTTTTGATAAATGATAAAGAACTCAATCTTATGTGGATATTACGAAAATCTATGGCTGATATGAACTCACAAGAAGCAATAGAACATCTTTTAAAAAAGATGCAATACACTCAAAACAATCAAGAGTTTATGATATCTATGAATGGATAA
- the nagB gene encoding glucosamine-6-phosphate deaminase: MLQNIQKLLENTDIEFVGTSEEEQTRFEKIPTRIVKTSEDASKQVAIEISHLIQEKAKKGEQCVLGLATGSTPTKVYNELIRLHREENLSFKNVITFNLDEYYPIQPTELQSYVRFMDEYLFNHIDIIRDNIHIPDGTIKREEMVRFCEKYENLIEKSGGIDLQILGIGKTGHIGFNEPGSSMRSKTRLITLDRITKIDASSDFFSEENVPHNAITIGLGTIMRARKIILMAWGEGKASIIKKAVEGSVSEEIPASCLQLHPNVCVILDEASSADLKRVSTPWLVGEIKWNYYLTKKAVIWLSQNLKKPILKLTDRDYADYGMGELITQHGSAYQINIHFFNDLQSTITGWPGGKPNADDSTRPERAHPVHKRIIIFSPHPDDDVISMGGTFIRLVDQKHEVHVAYQTSGNIAVFDDDVIRFADFYTDLSKEFGKGTKDSLYKKVKELLESKKQGEVDTPEILKIKGFIRRSEAKAACRYVGIPDNQVYFLNLPFYETGKVKKKPIGTEDISIITELIKKIKPHQIFAAGDLSDPHGTHRVCLDAIFSSIDILKTEEFMKDCWVWLYRGAWQEWGIENIQMAIPISPDELMRKRKAIFKHQSQKDSAVFPGHDKREFWQKAEERNISTAQTYNQLGLAEYEAIEAFKRYYF, translated from the coding sequence ATGTTACAAAATATTCAAAAACTTTTAGAAAATACAGATATAGAATTTGTAGGTACAAGTGAAGAGGAACAGACAAGATTCGAGAAAATTCCGACACGTATAGTGAAAACAAGTGAAGATGCCTCCAAACAAGTTGCCATAGAAATATCTCATTTGATACAAGAAAAAGCAAAAAAAGGAGAACAATGTGTATTAGGATTAGCAACCGGATCTACTCCTACAAAGGTTTATAATGAATTGATACGATTACACAGAGAAGAAAACTTGAGCTTTAAAAATGTCATTACCTTTAATTTAGATGAGTATTATCCTATACAACCAACAGAATTACAGAGTTATGTAAGGTTTATGGATGAATATTTATTTAATCATATAGATATTATAAGAGATAATATTCATATTCCCGATGGAACTATTAAAAGAGAAGAAATGGTAAGGTTCTGTGAAAAATATGAAAATCTCATAGAAAAATCAGGAGGAATAGATTTACAAATATTAGGTATTGGAAAAACTGGACATATAGGATTTAATGAACCTGGTTCTAGTATGCGTTCGAAAACACGCCTCATCACTTTAGATAGAATAACAAAAATAGATGCGTCGAGTGATTTTTTTTCTGAAGAAAACGTTCCTCATAATGCTATAACGATAGGTTTAGGAACTATTATGCGAGCAAGAAAAATAATATTAATGGCTTGGGGGGAAGGAAAAGCATCTATTATAAAAAAAGCAGTTGAAGGATCGGTATCTGAGGAAATACCCGCTTCATGTCTTCAATTACATCCCAATGTTTGTGTAATATTAGACGAAGCGAGTTCTGCAGATTTGAAACGTGTAAGTACCCCATGGCTTGTAGGAGAAATAAAATGGAATTATTACCTTACTAAAAAAGCAGTTATATGGTTATCACAAAATCTCAAAAAACCTATTTTGAAACTAACAGATAGAGACTATGCAGATTACGGTATGGGAGAGCTCATCACACAGCATGGAAGTGCCTATCAAATAAATATACATTTTTTTAATGACCTTCAAAGTACTATTACAGGTTGGCCAGGCGGAAAACCCAATGCCGATGACTCTACTCGTCCTGAGCGTGCACACCCTGTACATAAAAGAATTATTATATTTAGTCCTCATCCTGATGATGATGTAATATCAATGGGAGGGACTTTTATACGTCTTGTTGATCAGAAACATGAGGTTCATGTTGCATACCAAACTTCCGGAAACATAGCTGTATTTGACGATGATGTAATACGTTTTGCTGATTTTTATACAGATTTATCAAAAGAATTCGGAAAAGGAACAAAAGATAGTTTGTATAAAAAAGTAAAAGAATTATTAGAAAGTAAAAAACAAGGAGAAGTAGATACTCCAGAAATCCTCAAAATAAAAGGGTTTATTAGACGTTCTGAGGCAAAAGCAGCTTGTAGATATGTAGGGATACCAGATAATCAAGTATATTTTTTAAATCTTCCATTTTATGAAACAGGCAAGGTAAAAAAGAAACCTATAGGAACAGAAGACATTAGTATAATTACAGAGTTGATAAAAAAAATTAAACCTCATCAAATTTTTGCTGCGGGCGACCTTTCCGATCCACATGGGACTCATAGAGTATGTTTAGATGCTATTTTCTCATCTATAGATATACTGAAAACAGAAGAGTTTATGAAAGATTGTTGGGTATGGCTCTACAGAGGTGCATGGCAAGAGTGGGGAATAGAAAATATTCAAATGGCGATACCTATTAGTCCCGATGAATTGATGCGTAAAAGAAAAGCTATTTTTAAACATCAGTCGCAAAAGGACTCTGCGGTCTTCCCTGGACATGATAAAAGAGAATTTTGGCAAAAAGCCGAAGAAAGAAATATATCTACTGCTCAAACATATAATCAACTTGGACTTGCTGAATACGAAGCTATAGAAGCATTTAAAAGGTACTATTTTTGA
- a CDS encoding SET domain-containing protein has protein sequence MIHPHTEVQIINEAIGYGVFATKFIPEGTITYIKDGIESEITPEHFVKLPPILQEKVEKYCYMDDKGVRIVSWDNAKYVNHCCDSNTISTGYGFEIAIKDIHPGEELTDEYGLFNMKSGFEVICNKLGCRKIIQPSDLEEFYKQWDAKIIKSFTFFYKVEQPLLPIIEKKVKKELEEYFQNPKKYKSVYFLKCDRFKNVM, from the coding sequence ATGATTCACCCCCATACCGAAGTTCAAATAATTAATGAAGCTATAGGATACGGTGTTTTTGCTACCAAATTTATTCCAGAAGGTACTATAACCTATATAAAAGATGGTATAGAATCTGAAATTACTCCGGAACATTTTGTAAAATTACCTCCTATTTTACAAGAAAAAGTAGAAAAATACTGTTATATGGATGATAAAGGAGTAAGAATAGTTAGCTGGGATAATGCGAAGTACGTAAATCATTGCTGTGATTCTAATACTATCAGTACTGGATATGGATTTGAAATAGCTATTAAAGATATACATCCAGGAGAAGAATTAACAGATGAGTATGGACTTTTTAATATGAAGTCAGGATTTGAGGTTATTTGCAATAAACTCGGATGTAGAAAAATTATTCAACCCAGCGATCTTGAAGAGTTTTATAAACAATGGGATGCTAAAATAATAAAATCTTTTACTTTTTTTTACAAAGTAGAGCAACCACTTTTACCAATAATAGAAAAAAAAGTAAAGAAAGAATTAGAAGAATATTTTCAAAACCCCAAAAAGTATAAATCTGTATATTTCCTAAAATGCGACAGATTTAAAAATGTTATGTAA
- the pth gene encoding aminoacyl-tRNA hydrolase, with amino-acid sequence MKYLIAGLGNPETRYADTRHNIGFIVLDNLADQFKISFQPDTHVWKSSCSINEKTVVLIKPTTYMNLSGRAIRYWISHENISFENLLVIADDIFLPFGKIRIKPKGSNGGHNGLKSIEETIQTQNYPRLRFGIGSNYKKGEQALYVLSSFTYEEKVLLREKVDTSCKMIHSFITFGIERTMSFFNQ; translated from the coding sequence ATGAAATATCTTATAGCAGGATTAGGGAATCCAGAAACAAGGTATGCTGATACAAGACATAATATAGGTTTTATAGTGTTGGATAATTTAGCAGACCAATTCAAAATTTCTTTCCAACCGGATACACATGTATGGAAATCTTCTTGTTCCATAAACGAAAAAACAGTTGTGCTTATAAAACCAACTACTTATATGAATTTAAGTGGTAGGGCTATTCGTTATTGGATTTCCCATGAAAATATATCTTTTGAAAACCTATTAGTAATTGCGGATGATATTTTTTTACCTTTTGGGAAAATACGAATAAAACCAAAAGGTTCTAACGGTGGTCATAATGGACTAAAAAGCATAGAAGAAACCATTCAAACACAAAACTACCCTCGTTTACGATTTGGAATAGGTAGCAATTATAAAAAAGGAGAACAAGCCCTCTATGTTTTAAGTAGTTTTACTTACGAAGAAAAAGTATTATTAAGAGAAAAAGTAGATACTTCCTGTAAAATGATTCACTCATTTATTACATTTGGGATAGAAAGAACAATGTCTTTTTTTAATCAATAA
- a CDS encoding 50S ribosomal protein L25/general stress protein Ctc, whose translation MKSIEIIGFKRANLGKKYVADLRANALVPCVVYGNGEVIHFQSHMRLFRELIYTNEAYFVTLNIEGNIKKCILQDIQFHPVSEIILHADFYELKEDKPIKMDIPVKVNGTAVGVQKGGKLILKMNKLKIKAIPHKMPDNIPIDVTDLDLGKNIKVFNITTVDYTILNNRQSTIITIPITRATKETEEQANKPVSSTSASSTATKPSPASPAKVSPTKTPPKKS comes from the coding sequence ATGAAAAGTATAGAGATTATAGGGTTTAAAAGAGCAAATCTTGGGAAGAAATATGTAGCAGATTTGAGAGCAAATGCATTAGTTCCATGTGTAGTTTATGGAAATGGAGAAGTAATTCACTTTCAATCTCATATGAGATTATTTAGAGAATTAATTTATACCAATGAAGCATACTTTGTGACTCTCAACATAGAGGGAAATATTAAGAAATGTATTTTACAAGATATCCAATTTCATCCTGTGAGTGAAATCATTCTACATGCTGATTTTTATGAGCTAAAAGAAGATAAGCCGATAAAAATGGATATACCCGTAAAAGTAAACGGTACTGCTGTGGGAGTTCAAAAAGGAGGAAAACTTATTCTTAAAATGAACAAATTAAAAATAAAAGCTATTCCTCATAAAATGCCTGATAATATTCCTATAGATGTTACTGATTTAGATTTAGGAAAAAACATAAAAGTTTTCAATATTACAACTGTTGATTATACTATATTAAATAATAGGCAATCGACAATTATTACTATACCAATTACCAGAGCTACTAAAGAAACAGAAGAGCAAGCTAACAAGCCAGTATCGAGTACATCAGCATCAAGCACAGCCACAAAACCATCACCTGCATCACCTGCAAAAGTATCACCTACAAAAACACCTCCTAAAAAATCTTAA
- a CDS encoding MBL fold metallo-hydrolase: protein MNIYFFTFNKYSENTYILSDETNKCIIIDPGFYTTEEKKIFSSFIENNRLEVVSLYNTHCHIDHILGNYEVQSLYKAPLFINPIEEQILKMGKIYASPYGFPEYQEVMNYRFIKETDTIHFGNTELKVLFLPGHSPGHIGFYNDKDKVLVSGDVLFYKSIGRTDLPGGDLETLVKSIHKNIFTLEDSVKVYPGHGKITTVGYEKKNNPFVKIK from the coding sequence ATGAACATATATTTTTTTACATTCAATAAATATTCAGAAAATACTTATATTTTATCCGATGAAACAAATAAGTGTATTATTATAGATCCTGGGTTTTATACCACAGAAGAAAAAAAAATATTTTCATCTTTCATAGAAAATAACAGATTAGAAGTAGTTAGTTTGTATAATACACACTGCCATATAGATCATATATTAGGAAATTATGAGGTACAATCGCTATACAAAGCCCCTTTATTTATAAACCCTATAGAAGAACAAATTTTAAAAATGGGAAAAATATATGCATCCCCGTACGGGTTTCCAGAATATCAAGAAGTTATGAACTATCGATTTATAAAAGAAACAGATACCATACATTTTGGAAACACCGAGTTAAAAGTTCTTTTTTTACCAGGACATTCACCTGGACATATAGGGTTTTATAATGATAAAGACAAAGTACTAGTGAGTGGAGATGTTTTATTTTATAAAAGCATAGGGAGAACAGATTTACCTGGAGGTGATTTAGAAACTTTGGTAAAAAGTATTCATAAAAATATTTTTACATTAGAAGATTCTGTAAAAGTATACCCTGGCCACGGAAAAATAACTACTGTTGGTTATGAAAAAAAAAATAATCCTTTTGTGAAAATAAAATAA
- a CDS encoding cation transporter encodes MKKKYQILGLTCTTCEQKVKTALLQIEHIQDISVSKETSTLIITSDREILLNDIQKEIIKKGNYEVKIIKNTQEFGKTQKKWIQIYKPIILVFFYITTVTICIELQKNSFDWMEWMRFFMASFFLVFSFFKTIDIQGFAKSYQMYDIVAKRIPPWGYIYTLLEFFLGMGYLINVYPIWINIITFLIMSVSIIGVLQSVLQKKQIQCACLGTVFNLPMSTVTIAEDVIMIIMSFIMIFIHFI; translated from the coding sequence ATGAAAAAAAAATACCAGATATTAGGACTTACATGTACTACATGTGAACAAAAAGTAAAAACAGCTCTTTTACAAATAGAACATATACAAGATATTTCTGTTTCAAAAGAAACAAGCACATTGATTATCACAAGCGATAGAGAAATATTATTAAATGATATTCAAAAAGAAATTATAAAAAAAGGAAACTATGAAGTAAAAATAATAAAAAATACCCAAGAATTTGGTAAAACACAAAAAAAATGGATTCAAATATATAAACCCATTATATTAGTATTTTTTTATATTACTACGGTCACAATATGTATAGAACTCCAAAAAAATTCTTTTGATTGGATGGAATGGATGCGTTTTTTTATGGCATCATTTTTTTTAGTATTTTCTTTTTTTAAAACTATTGATATACAAGGATTTGCTAAAAGCTACCAAATGTACGATATAGTAGCAAAACGCATACCCCCGTGGGGATACATCTATACGCTATTAGAATTCTTCTTAGGTATGGGGTATCTTATAAATGTATACCCGATTTGGATTAACATTATTACTTTTTTGATTATGAGTGTCAGCATTATAGGCGTATTACAATCCGTACTTCAAAAAAAACAAATACAGTGTGCCTGTTTAGGAACAGTTTTCAACCTGCCCATGAGTACCGTTACGATAGCAGAAGATGTTATTATGATTATTATGAGTTTTATTATGATATTTATACATTTTATATAA
- a CDS encoding NADH-quinone oxidoreductase subunit D, with amino-acid sequence MNPITYQAKDDHLLNSERPFYNISTLKKEEMIINIGPQHPSTHGVLRLEILTDGEIVLDIIPHIGYLHRCFEKHAENLPYPQIIPFVDRLDYVASMNNEHAFVMGVEKMLGLEIIDKRIEYIRVLVAELNRISSHFVALGTYSLDLGSFTPFLWLMRDREHILRLLEWVSGARMLYNYIWCGGLYYDLPIGFEERCIEFINYMTIKMKEVEKLLFNNFIYKKRTANIGVLPLKLAINSGVTGPMLRASGLRFDIRKADKYSVYPEIEFEIPIGEGIVGTVGDCWDRSWVRYRECQESMKIIRQCLSKLIGEHKRTPEFDAHKNIPKKIRPIKQDFYIRAENPKGELGFYFRTDGKTDIPYRCKVRSCSFSNLSVLPSIAKGCILADVIAIIGSLDLIMGEVDR; translated from the coding sequence ATGAACCCCATCACCTACCAAGCGAAAGATGACCATCTTTTGAACTCTGAAAGACCTTTTTATAACATTTCTACTCTCAAAAAAGAAGAAATGATAATCAATATAGGTCCTCAGCACCCAAGTACTCACGGAGTCCTCCGTTTAGAAATATTAACAGACGGCGAAATAGTATTAGATATAATCCCTCATATTGGCTATTTACACAGATGTTTTGAGAAACATGCAGAAAACCTTCCATACCCTCAAATCATCCCTTTTGTAGATAGATTAGATTACGTAGCATCTATGAATAATGAGCATGCTTTTGTAATGGGAGTAGAAAAAATGCTAGGATTAGAAATTATAGATAAACGCATAGAATATATAAGAGTATTGGTAGCGGAATTAAACAGAATATCCTCCCATTTCGTAGCTTTAGGTACTTATAGCTTAGATCTAGGTTCGTTTACCCCATTCTTATGGCTTATGAGAGATAGAGAACACATTCTACGACTTTTAGAATGGGTATCAGGTGCAAGAATGTTATATAATTATATTTGGTGTGGAGGTCTTTATTACGATCTTCCCATAGGATTTGAAGAAAGATGTATTGAATTTATTAACTATATGACCATAAAAATGAAAGAAGTAGAAAAATTATTATTCAATAATTTTATTTATAAAAAACGAACCGCAAACATTGGGGTCTTACCACTCAAATTAGCAATAAATTCAGGAGTGACAGGTCCTATGCTTCGGGCTTCTGGATTACGATTCGATATCAGAAAAGCAGATAAATACAGTGTTTATCCCGAAATAGAGTTTGAAATACCAATAGGAGAGGGAATAGTAGGCACCGTAGGTGATTGTTGGGACAGAAGTTGGGTTCGGTATAGAGAATGCCAAGAATCTATGAAAATAATCCGACAATGTCTTTCGAAACTTATAGGAGAACATAAAAGAACACCAGAGTTTGACGCACATAAAAATATACCAAAAAAAATACGCCCGATTAAACAAGATTTTTATATACGTGCAGAAAACCCAAAAGGAGAATTAGGTTTTTATTTTAGAACCGACGGGAAAACAGATATACCTTATAGATGTAAAGTGAGATCTTGTTCTTTTTCTAACCTCAGTGTCCTTCCCTCTATAGCAAAAGGATGCATACTAGCCGATGTTATAGCTATAATTGGCTCTTTAGATCTTATAATGGGTGAGGTGGATAGATAA
- a CDS encoding cytochrome b5 domain-containing protein — protein MIKLSYYTKDQLSLRNGQDKEEIYIAYKGKVYDVGKSRLWKNGKHYQHWAGQDLTYEIKDAPHTDAVFEKFTCVGLLKEEEK, from the coding sequence ATGATAAAATTATCATACTATACTAAAGATCAATTATCATTAAGAAACGGGCAAGATAAAGAAGAAATCTATATAGCATATAAAGGAAAAGTATATGATGTGGGAAAATCGAGACTATGGAAAAATGGAAAACATTATCAACATTGGGCAGGTCAAGATTTAACATACGAAATAAAAGATGCCCCCCATACCGATGCTGTTTTTGAAAAATTTACCTGTGTGGGCTTACTAAAAGAAGAAGAAAAATGA